In Roseicyclus marinus, the genomic window AGAGCGCAAAGGACGCGCCCACGACGAGGAAATTGAGTGTTGTCTGATCCATGGTCCGGTCCGCCCCTTATTCTTCGTCCACGCCATGTTCCTTGTCGAGCTTGTTCATACGCCAGGCGTAGAAGAAGATCAGGACGAGGAAGACGAGGATCGATCCCTGCTGGGCAAACCAGAAGCCCAGGTCCGTGCCGCCCACCGCGATGCCGCTGATCAGCGGACGCAGCAGGATCGCAAGGCCGTACGAACACAATGCCCAGATCACGAGACAGATCGTGACCAGGCGCAGGTTCGCGGCCCAGTATGCGTTGTTATCCGGCTTGTTAGCCATTGCTTACTCCCTTCGAAGGTTCCTGCCGACCGGTCCCTCCTTGGCCCGGCAGACACGTCATCACCGGCGAGGGTCTGTCCCCGCCGGCGAATTTCTTTCAGGCGGTCGTGAGGTTTCCCACGATCGCGGCCAGCCCTTGGCGCACCACCTCGATCTCGGCCATGGCGTCGATCTCGGTCAGGGTGCCGCGGGCGGCGTAATAGTCGATGAGCGGCGCGGTATCGGCGTGGTAGGCGTTGAGCCGCGTCCGCACCGTTTCGGCATTGTCATCGGGGCGGCGCTTCATCTGCGTGCCGCCGCATTTGTCGCAAGCGCCCGCCGCGGCGGGTTGCTTGAATTGGTCGTGATAGCCTTCGCCGCAGGAGGCGCAGGTGTAGCGGCCCGAGACGCGGCCCACCATCGCCTCGTCATCGACGACGAGGCTGATGACGGCGTCGATCTGCTGGCCGCGCGCGCCCATCAGATCGTCGAGCGCCGCAGCCTGACCGGCGGTGCGGGGAAACCCGTCGAGGATGATCCCCGCCGCCACATCGGGTTCGGCCAGCCGTTCGCGCAGCACGTTGAGGACGATGGCATCGCTGACAAGCTCGCCGCGTTCCATCACGGCCTTGGCGGCGAGACCGGCTTCGGTGCCCGCAGCGACGGCCCCCCGCAGGAGGTCGCCGGTCGAGAGCTGCACGAGGCCGAAGGCATCTTGCAGCATCCGCGCCTGCGTGCCCTTGCCCGCGCCCGGAGGCCCGAGCAGGATCAGGTTCACGGGGCGGGTGCGCGTGGCGGCGTCGGTCATCGCGGCGCTCACTGCTTGGCCCGGTTGGCGATCAGCTCATCGACCACCGACGGATCGGCGAGGGTGGAGGTGTCGCCAAGGCTGCCGAAATCATTCTCGGCGATCTTGCGCAGGATGCGGCGCATGATCTTGCCCGAGCGGGTCTTGGGCAGGCCGGGGGCCCATTGGATGACATCGGGCTTGGCGATCGGGCCGATTTCCTCGCGGACCCAGTCGGAGAGCTTTTTCTTGAGCTCGTCGGTGGGGGTCTCGTCGGCCATGAGGGTCACGTAGCAATAGATGCCCTGGCCCTTGATCGGATGCGGGTAGCCGACCACGGCGGCCTCGGACACGGCTTCGTGGGCGACGAGCGCGCTTTCGACCTCGGCGGTGCCCATGCGGTGGCCCGAGACGTTGATCACGTCATCGACGCGGCCGGTGATCCAGTAATCGCCATCCGCATCGCGGCGGCAGCCGTCGCCGGAGAAATAGTAGCCCTTGTAGTCGGAGAAATAGGTTTTCACGAAGCGGTCGTGATCGCCCCAGACGGTGCGCATCTGGCCCGGCCAGCTGTCGGCCAGAACCAGCACGCCCTCGACGCCATTGCCCTCGATCACCTCGCCGGAGGTGGGTTCGAGCACGAGCGGCTTGACCCCGAAGAAGGGCTTTTGAGCGGCACCCGGTTTCAGCTCATGCGCTCCGGGCAGCGGCGTCATCATGTGGCCGCCGGTTTCGGTCTGCCACCAGGTGTCGACGATGGGGCAGCGGCCCTTGCCGACATGGGTGTTGTACCAGTTCCACGCCTCGGGGTTGATCGGTTCGCCGACCGAGCCCAGCAGTTTCAGCGAGGAAAGGTCGTATTTGTTCACGTAATCCGGCCCCTTGCCCATCAGGGCGCGGATCGCGGTGGGGGCGGTGTAGAACTGGTTGACCTTGTGCTTTTCGCACACGGCCCAGAAGCGGCCGGCATCGGGATAGGTCGGCACGCCCTCGAACATGAGCGTGATCGCGCCGTTTGCCAGCGGACCATAGACGATGTAGCTGTGGCCGGTCACCCAACCCACGTCGGCGGTGCACCAGAAGATATCGCCGTCCTTGTAGTCGAAGGTCATCTGGTGGGTCAGCGAGGCATAGACCAGGTAGCCGCCGGTGGTGTGGACCACGCCCTTGGGCTGGCCGGTGGAGCCGGAGGTGTAGAGGATGAACAGCGGATCTTCGGCGTTCATTTCCTCGGGCGGGCAATCGGAAGAGACGCGGGCGGCGATATCGTCGTACCACACGTCGCGATCCTGGACCCAGGCGACCTGCTGGCCGGTGCGCTTGACGACAAGGCACTTGGCGTCATGGGTGACATGCAGCATGGCCTTGTTGACGTTGTCCTTGAGCTCGGTCACGCGGCCACCGCGCGGGGCGCCGTCGGAGGTGATGACGAGCTTGGCCTCGCAGCCGTTCATGCGCGCGGCGAGCGCGTCGGGCGAGAAGCCCGCGAAGACGATGGAATGGACCGCGCCGATCCGCGCGCAGGCGAGCATCGCATAGGCGGCTTCGGGGATCATCGGCAGGTAGATGACGACGCGGTCGCCCTTCCGGACGCCCAGTTCCTTGAGCACATTGGCGAAGCGGCCGACGTTTTCTGCCAGCTGGTTGTAGGTGATGTGCTGCGCCGGATCGGTCGGCTCATCAGGTTCGAAGATGATCGCGGTCTGGTCGCCGCGGGTGGCGAGATGGCGGTCGATGCAATTGGCGGCGACGTTCAGGGTGCCGTCCTCATACCACTTGATGTGGACATCGCCGGGCCCGAAGGAGGTGTTCTTGACCTTGGTGTAGGGCTTGATCCAGTCGATCCGCTTGCCCTGTTCACCCCAGAAGGCATCGGGGTCGGCGATGGATGCGGCATACATCTGGTCGTAGCGGGCGGCATCGACATGCGCATCGGGCAGAAGGCTGGGGCGGGTCTGGGTATCGGTGGTCAAGGTCTCTCTCTCCCTCAAGGTTACGCCTGGCAGGCGCAGGTCGAACAGGCAGCGACGGCCCTGGCACGGAACCGATGCGCGGTCTGCGGGATCGGGGCGCCATGTTCGACGCCCTGCGATCCTGTTGCCCCGGACGGGGCGATGTTCAGATGGTCAGCCTCCCCAACCTAACGGCCAATGTGCGGTGGCAACTTAGGGTCGGTCCTCGTGTTCCTTCCGACCCCTGTGCACGGTCCGCGACGACCGCCACATCCCCGAAGGCCACTGTCAAGCGCGACCCACGAGAATGTGAGGAAAAGATGACAGGTCACTGTCGAATCCAGAACATCTGACTGAGCGGCAAGCATTTTCTTGTAAAGTCCTTGCTCGACGCGGCGCAGAAAAAGTAAATAAATTTTCAGATCACGAAAAATTTAACTATTTTCAACACCTTGTCCGCGGGACCGTGTGTTCGCGCCCGATCAGGATGTGGCGGGATCGGCGTCGATGGCCCGCAGAACCCGGAAACTTTCGGTCAGCCAGGGCATCCGTTCGCGTCCGGGGCTGGCGAAACGATCCTCGATCAGGTCGCGGGCGCGTGCGGCGATCTGGGCGGGGATCGGGCCGCTCCAGTCCGTGGTGGCATAAAGCACGATCCGGCGTGACATCGGTTGGCCGGGCAGGGGATGGGCATCGATGCCGCCCGCGAACCTTCCTGCCCGCAACAGGCTGAGCGGGGTGGTGATGGTCCAGCCGGTGCCCCCGGCGACAAGCGCGCTGATCGACTGGTTGCTGTCCATCTCGAAGCGGTTGGGCAGGCTGAGGCCGGTCGCGGCAAGGTAGCGTTCGATCTGCTGGCCCATGACCTGGTCGGGGTCGCGGCGCAGGAAGGTCAGGCTGCGCAACGCGGCGAGCCCGCCGGCCACATCGGTGCCCTTGGGGACGGCAAGGATATAGGGGTCGTCGATCAGCGGATGGGTGAGGCTGCCGGCGGGGCTGGGGCTGCCCGCCGCGCAGATCGCGATATCAAGCTCGCGCCGCGCGATCTGGGCGTGGAGCGCGTGGCTGGCCCCGGTGACGAGCCGGAAGGCGCATTGCGTCATCGCCTCGGCCAGATCGGTGGCGAGCTGGGGCGTCACCTCGTTCTCGAAATCCTCGATCACGCCCAAGGACAGCGCCGACAGGTCGGCAAGGTCGAGCATCGCAAGCCCGCGCTGTCCCGCGCGCAGGGCCTGAAGCGCGGTTTCGGCCCGTTCGAGGAACAGGCGGCCCGCCGGGGTGAGGACCATGGGCCTGCGGGAATGGTCGACCAGTTCGACGCCGAGCGTCAGGCTGAGGTTGCGCAATTGCTGGGAGACGGCTGGCGCGCTGAGGCCCAGCCGTTCGGCGGTTTCGGCCACCGAGCCGGTGCGCGCGAGGGTCTCGAAGACTTCGAGCCCCCGCAATGTCAGGCCTTTGGGAAGGGTCTCGGGCATGTCAGGCTGTCACGATCCGTTCCGCGTGATCCGCGATCATGGCCGCAGTCTCGCCCCCGCGCCGGGGGGCGTCAATGGCGCAAGATCAGCCTTCGATCACCAGTTGCGGGAAACGGCGCGCGGTGTCGCGCATCGCGGCGGCCAGGCGTTCATAGGCCGGACCCGCCCCCGAGGCGGAGCGCCAGACAAGACCCACGGACCGGGCAAAACGCCGTCCCCGGAAGGGGCGGATCGCCACGTCGCGCGCGCGGCCCTCGATCTCGCTTTCGACATAGAGCGCGGGCAGGAAGGTGAGGCCCATGTTCATCGCCACCATCTGGCGCAGGGCATCGAGCGAGGTGCCTTCGTATTCGCGCGACAGATCGGCCCCGGTTTCGGCGCAGACCGCCGAGATCAGGTCATAGAGCGCATAGGCGGGCGAGAGTGACAGGATCGTCTGGTGGGTCAGATCCTCGTTCGTCAACATCTCGCGCGCGGCGAGTGGATGGCCGTTGGGCATGGCCACGGAAAGGGGTTCGCGGAACAGCCGGGCGGTCGAGAGGGTCGCGCCCGAGACGGGCAGCTGCGTCAGGATCAGGTCGTGGACGCCGTCGTGCAATTCGCGCAACAGGTCGCGCGGTGTCGCCTCGCGGATGTAGAGCCGCAGATCGGGGTTGGTTTCGCGCAGGTCGCCCACGACATGGGGCATGAGATAGGGGCCGAGCGTGACCGAGGTGCCCAGCCGGATCGTGCCGCCAAGCCCCGATTTCAGCGTGACCGACAGGTCGAGGATGCCCTGGGTCGCATCGAGGATTTCGCGCGCGCGGCGGGCGACCTCGCGCCCTGCGAGCGTGAGGCGCACCGGTCCGCGCCCGCGTTCCACGAGCGTCAGGCCAAGCGCGTCTTCGAGCGTCTTGATCTGCACAGACAGCGAGGGTTGCGAGATGCCGCAGCTTTCGGCGGCCTCGCGGAAATGCTGCGTTTCCTCGAGCGCGAGGAGATAGCGCATCTGGCGCAGCGTGATGGGAGGAGCGGAAATGGCCATGGCGAGGACGATAGGTTTTTCCAATCGGAAATCAATAGCGTTCGCCCTTCAAACTATGGTGCCAGCGCGCTACCTCTCACCCAGCCAAGCAATTGGTGTGGTGGAGCGTGGGCACGCACGCGCCACGACAGGAGGTCTTGCCAAGCTGGCGGTTGTCCCTTCCAGCGTTCACGGACGAGGCAAACCTCCCCTCCGGGTGCATCGCGGCGGTCCCTGCCGTCAACCGTTGCGATGCACCCGGGTCTTCTTTCGCTTCAGTCGACAACGGTGACTTCGGGCGCGGTCTTGCGCAGGATGCCGCGCAGGATCTGGGCCAGTTCGGCATATTCCGCCGCCCGTGCCGCGCGCGCCCGCCAGACCATGCCGACGGTGCGGAACGGCTGCGGGCCCGAGAGCGGGCGCGCGGTCACGAGGCGGTTCGGCTGCACCTCGGAACGGACGTAAAGGGCAGGCAGAAGCGACAGGCCAAGCCCCATCCCCACCATCTGGCGGATCGTGTCGAGCGAGGTCGCGCCGTAGTCGAGGCTGATCTGCGCACCGGTCGCGGCGCAGATCTGGCTGACCTGTTCGTGAAGCTTGTGGCCGGGTTCGAGCGACAGGATCGTTTCGCCGCGCAACCGGTCGCGCGGGATCGCCTGCAGCTGCGCCAAGGGGTGATCATTGGCCGCCACCGCCAGAAGCGGTTCGCGGAACAGCCGCGCGGTATCCAGATCGCCGCCGCGCACGGGCAGCGGGATGAACAGGAGGTCAAGGCCCCCCTCGTCCAGCCGGGTCATGAGATCGCTGGCGATGCCCTCGCGCACATAAAGGCGCAGATCGGGGTGGGCGGCATGCAGGTCGGGGATGACGAGCGGCAGGAAATAGGAGCCGAGCGAGGCCACGACGCCCACCCGGATCGTGCCGCCGAGCGGTTGGCGCCCGCGGCCTGCCAATTCGGTGATTTCCTCGACCTCGCGCAGGATGCGGCGGGCGCGCACCGCGATCTCGTGACCTTCGGGGGTCATCACGACCCGCGCGCGCGAGCGTTCGACCAGTTGCAGGCCCAGTTTCGTCTCGAGCGCGGCAAGCTGCGCCGAAAGCGTGGGTTGGGTCACATGGGCGCGGTCGGCGGCCCGCCCGAAATGCAGGGTTTCGTCGATGAGCGCGAGGTAGCGGAGTTGCTGAAGCGTCGGCATGGGGATCTGATATAGATGATTTCTATGAAAAGCCAGTTTCGTTTCGATTGGACCTATGACGCATCGCACCCTAGCTGGTGTCCCGCGAATGGGGTTCGGGGGCCATGCAGCGGTTCGGGTCGGTTCTGGCGGTCTTGGGCGATGGGGATGCGCCGGGCGCAATCTGCGCCTTGGCGACCGATGTCGCGCGTGCGGACAGGGCGGCGCTGACCTTTGTCGACGTGATCGCGGATGCGGCGGTTCCAGACAGCAAGATCGCGGCGCGCCGGGACGGTCTGGCCGAGGCGGTGGCTGCGGCGGATGTCGTGGGGATCGCGGCATCGGAGGCCTTGCTGCACGGCGACCCGGCGGTCGAGGTGATCCGGATGGTCCTGCGCGAAGGGCATGATCTGGTGCTGGTGGGCGAAGGGTCGGGGGCCGAGACGGTTGCGCGGCTTTTGGCCGATTGCCCCTGCCCCGTCTGGCGGGTGGGGCAGGGCCGACCCGCAGGCGTGGTGGCGCTCATGCCCGAGGGGGACGGGCCGGAGGCGGCAGGTGTGACGCGCATGGCCGAAGCGCTGGCGCGCGTTTTGGGCGGGGTGGCACCGGCCATCGCCAGGGGCGATGCCGAGGTCCGTGTGACGGCGCAGGAGGTTCTGGTCGGCCTGGCGCATGAGGTCGCGCGGGCTGGCGCGGCATCGGTGCTGGCGATCAAGCCCGAGGGTTTCGTGTCGCCCGTCACGCTGGAGGCGGCACCGCAGGACAAGGACGCGCGCATCGCCGTGCGCGGCAAAGCGAAAGGGTAGGGACAGGTGGCGAAATCAGGGGCAGAGGTGGCGCGCGTCTATGGCGGGCCTTCGGGCTGGATCTCGGTTGCGATCCCGGCGGCGATCTTCGTCTGGATGCTGCAATACACGGGCGCGGTGGCCGCGGGCCAGCCGGTGCTTTTGGGCGTGGATTGGGTGCCGTCAATGGACATCCGCCTGTCGGTGCTGATCGACGGTCTGAGCCTGACCTTTGCGCTTCTGATCTCGGGGATCGGGACGCTGGTGACGCTCTATTCCACCAAGTACCTGGGCAATCACCCGGAATATCCGCGTTTCGTGCTGTTCTTGATGCTGTTCATGGTGGGCATGCTGGGGCTGGTGCTGTCGGACAACCTGATCGCGCTCTTCGTGTTCTGGGAGATCACGACGATCTCGTCCTACCTGCTGATCGGCTTTTCCTCGG contains:
- a CDS encoding DUF4212 domain-containing protein, coding for MANKPDNNAYWAANLRLVTICLVIWALCSYGLAILLRPLISGIAVGGTDLGFWFAQQGSILVFLVLIFFYAWRMNKLDKEHGVDEE
- a CDS encoding adenylate kinase, whose amino-acid sequence is MTDAATRTRPVNLILLGPPGAGKGTQARMLQDAFGLVQLSTGDLLRGAVAAGTEAGLAAKAVMERGELVSDAIVLNVLRERLAEPDVAAGIILDGFPRTAGQAAALDDLMGARGQQIDAVISLVVDDEAMVGRVSGRYTCASCGEGYHDQFKQPAAAGACDKCGGTQMKRRPDDNAETVRTRLNAYHADTAPLIDYYAARGTLTEIDAMAEIEVVRQGLAAIVGNLTTA
- the acs gene encoding acetate--CoA ligase, whose amino-acid sequence is MTTDTQTRPSLLPDAHVDAARYDQMYAASIADPDAFWGEQGKRIDWIKPYTKVKNTSFGPGDVHIKWYEDGTLNVAANCIDRHLATRGDQTAIIFEPDEPTDPAQHITYNQLAENVGRFANVLKELGVRKGDRVVIYLPMIPEAAYAMLACARIGAVHSIVFAGFSPDALAARMNGCEAKLVITSDGAPRGGRVTELKDNVNKAMLHVTHDAKCLVVKRTGQQVAWVQDRDVWYDDIAARVSSDCPPEEMNAEDPLFILYTSGSTGQPKGVVHTTGGYLVYASLTHQMTFDYKDGDIFWCTADVGWVTGHSYIVYGPLANGAITLMFEGVPTYPDAGRFWAVCEKHKVNQFYTAPTAIRALMGKGPDYVNKYDLSSLKLLGSVGEPINPEAWNWYNTHVGKGRCPIVDTWWQTETGGHMMTPLPGAHELKPGAAQKPFFGVKPLVLEPTSGEVIEGNGVEGVLVLADSWPGQMRTVWGDHDRFVKTYFSDYKGYYFSGDGCRRDADGDYWITGRVDDVINVSGHRMGTAEVESALVAHEAVSEAAVVGYPHPIKGQGIYCYVTLMADETPTDELKKKLSDWVREEIGPIAKPDVIQWAPGLPKTRSGKIMRRILRKIAENDFGSLGDTSTLADPSVVDELIANRAKQ
- a CDS encoding LysR family transcriptional regulator, yielding MPETLPKGLTLRGLEVFETLARTGSVAETAERLGLSAPAVSQQLRNLSLTLGVELVDHSRRPMVLTPAGRLFLERAETALQALRAGQRGLAMLDLADLSALSLGVIEDFENEVTPQLATDLAEAMTQCAFRLVTGASHALHAQIARRELDIAICAAGSPSPAGSLTHPLIDDPYILAVPKGTDVAGGLAALRSLTFLRRDPDQVMGQQIERYLAATGLSLPNRFEMDSNQSISALVAGGTGWTITTPLSLLRAGRFAGGIDAHPLPGQPMSRRIVLYATTDWSGPIPAQIAARARDLIEDRFASPGRERMPWLTESFRVLRAIDADPATS
- a CDS encoding hydrogen peroxide-inducible genes activator, with translation MAISAPPITLRQMRYLLALEETQHFREAAESCGISQPSLSVQIKTLEDALGLTLVERGRGPVRLTLAGREVARRAREILDATQGILDLSVTLKSGLGGTIRLGTSVTLGPYLMPHVVGDLRETNPDLRLYIREATPRDLLRELHDGVHDLILTQLPVSGATLSTARLFREPLSVAMPNGHPLAAREMLTNEDLTHQTILSLSPAYALYDLISAVCAETGADLSREYEGTSLDALRQMVAMNMGLTFLPALYVESEIEGRARDVAIRPFRGRRFARSVGLVWRSASGAGPAYERLAAAMRDTARRFPQLVIEG
- a CDS encoding hydrogen peroxide-inducible genes activator, which codes for MPTLQQLRYLALIDETLHFGRAADRAHVTQPTLSAQLAALETKLGLQLVERSRARVVMTPEGHEIAVRARRILREVEEITELAGRGRQPLGGTIRVGVVASLGSYFLPLVIPDLHAAHPDLRLYVREGIASDLMTRLDEGGLDLLFIPLPVRGGDLDTARLFREPLLAVAANDHPLAQLQAIPRDRLRGETILSLEPGHKLHEQVSQICAATGAQISLDYGATSLDTIRQMVGMGLGLSLLPALYVRSEVQPNRLVTARPLSGPQPFRTVGMVWRARAARAAEYAELAQILRGILRKTAPEVTVVD